From one Poseidonibacter antarcticus genomic stretch:
- a CDS encoding SixA phosphatase family protein, translated as MKKLYIVRHTNKAEAKSGQDDYDRELSQQGLDEAKKMAIQLSNKIEKTDLIVSSPALRTKQTAEIFADVLDYNKSIMYNEVLYMAFVNELLETISYTFDTVENMILIGHNPSLTALAITLVDFKEKFQIGGIMEIEFDCNSWIDISKENARLVSYIYPDK; from the coding sequence ATGAAAAAATTATATATTGTAAGACATACAAATAAAGCAGAAGCAAAATCAGGTCAAGATGATTATGATAGAGAATTAAGTCAACAAGGTTTAGATGAAGCTAAGAAAATGGCTATACAACTCTCTAATAAAATTGAAAAGACAGATTTAATTGTATCAAGTCCAGCACTTAGGACAAAACAAACAGCTGAAATATTTGCTGATGTATTAGATTACAATAAATCAATTATGTATAATGAAGTTTTGTATATGGCATTTGTAAATGAATTACTTGAAACTATTTCATATACATTTGATACTGTAGAAAATATGATATTAATTGGTCATAATCCATCATTAACAGCTTTAGCAATTACATTAGTTGATTTTAAAGAAAAGTTTCAAATAGGTGGAATTATGGAAATAGAATTTGATTGTAATTCATGGATTGACATTTCAAAAGAAAATGCTAGATTAGTTTCTTATATTTATCCAGATAAGTAA